The Shewanella sp. NFH-SH190041 genome has a window encoding:
- the purF gene encoding amidophosphoribosyltransferase: MCGIVGIVGRSAVNQTIYDALTVLQHRGQDAAGIVTIDGNAFRLRKANGLVRDVFQTKHMQRLQGSAGIGHVRYPTAGSSSSSEAQPFYVNSPFGISLAHNGNLTNTTDLLARLARQRRHVNTGSDSEVLLNLLADELQHTSAEQLSEDQVFDAVAAVHRLARGAYAVTAMIIGQGLVAFRDPFGIRPLVLGQKESAAGTEYMVASESVALDAVGFTVMRDVAPGEAVYITQDGELFTRQCASEPDYVPCIFEYVYFARPDSCIDKVSVYASRVNMGRRLGEKIKREWFEHDIDVVIPIPETSCDIALEIARCMDLPYRQGFVKNRYIGRTFIMPGQQERKKSVRRKLNAISAEFKGKNVLLVDDSIVRGTTSEQIIEMAREAGANKVYFASAAPEIRFPNVYGIDMPTSNELIAHGRDAEEVGRIIGADGIIFQDLCDLVEAVREENLDIRRFETSVFDGEYITRDVDQAYLDHLTQLRNDDAKANRNREAGTNLELHNVCHP, translated from the coding sequence ATGTGTGGTATTGTCGGAATTGTTGGCCGCAGTGCGGTTAACCAGACTATCTATGACGCATTAACGGTATTGCAGCACCGTGGCCAGGATGCCGCAGGCATTGTCACCATCGATGGCAATGCGTTTCGGCTGCGTAAAGCCAATGGATTGGTACGGGATGTTTTCCAAACCAAGCATATGCAGCGTTTGCAGGGCAGTGCTGGTATCGGCCATGTGCGTTACCCTACTGCGGGTAGCTCCAGTTCATCGGAAGCTCAGCCTTTTTATGTTAATTCTCCTTTCGGTATCTCCCTTGCTCACAACGGTAATTTAACCAACACTACGGATTTGTTGGCGCGTCTGGCCCGTCAGCGCCGTCATGTGAATACCGGTTCAGACTCTGAGGTATTGCTCAATTTGCTCGCTGATGAGCTGCAGCATACCAGTGCTGAGCAGTTAAGCGAGGATCAGGTGTTTGATGCTGTGGCGGCGGTTCACCGCTTGGCTCGAGGAGCATATGCAGTTACAGCAATGATTATCGGCCAGGGCTTGGTGGCATTTCGCGATCCATTCGGCATCCGCCCATTGGTATTAGGTCAGAAAGAGAGTGCCGCGGGTACCGAGTATATGGTGGCATCTGAAAGTGTCGCGCTTGACGCCGTTGGCTTCACTGTTATGCGGGATGTGGCACCGGGGGAAGCGGTTTATATTACACAGGACGGTGAGTTGTTCACCCGTCAGTGTGCCAGTGAACCGGATTATGTGCCTTGTATATTTGAATATGTCTATTTTGCGCGTCCAGATTCCTGTATTGATAAAGTCTCTGTGTATGCCAGCCGGGTCAATATGGGGCGACGGTTGGGAGAGAAAATTAAGCGGGAGTGGTTTGAGCACGATATTGATGTGGTTATCCCGATTCCTGAGACATCCTGTGATATCGCGTTGGAAATTGCTCGCTGCATGGATCTGCCATATCGACAAGGATTTGTGAAAAACCGCTATATTGGCCGCACATTTATTATGCCCGGGCAGCAAGAACGGAAAAAATCGGTTCGCCGTAAACTCAATGCCATTAGTGCTGAGTTTAAAGGGAAAAATGTGTTGCTGGTGGATGACTCCATTGTACGAGGAACCACCTCTGAGCAGATTATCGAAATGGCTCGTGAGGCTGGGGCAAACAAGGTGTATTTTGCATCAGCGGCGCCGGAAATCCGTTTCCCTAATGTTTATGGCATCGATATGCCAACATCTAATGAACTTATCGCCCATGGCCGGGATGCTGAAGAAGTGGGACGCATCATAGGGGCTGATGGGATTATTTTTCAAGATTTATGTGATTTAGTCGAAGCCGTTCGGGAAGAAAACTTGGATATCCGTCGTTTTGAAACATCCGTTTTTGATGGTGAATATATTACCCGGGATGTGGATCAGGCCTATTTAGATCATTTAACCCAACTACGTAATGATGATGCCAAGGCTAACCGCAACCGGGAAGCCGGCACTAATCTTGAGTTACATAATGTCTGTCATCCTTAA